A section of the Cottoperca gobio chromosome 17, fCotGob3.1, whole genome shotgun sequence genome encodes:
- the zbtb14 gene encoding zinc finger and BTB domain-containing protein 14 has translation MSDLLRYIDYDHKATFLKMLNQQRMEGEHCDVVVVVENIEFRAHRCVLAACSNYFKKLFKKQSEEDNSIVELDFIRSDIFEEVLNYMYTARLAVRKKDINMMMSSGQILGINFLDNLCTQKRELTNMKTRENQAPGDHGMRAQDAILKELAMEEVRKNSFYDQGMDGMGPGGSHASQPHNYNTNMSKDPHSHGWGSSSSSDMKLEYLLYGHRDHGSCQTTGAKPIDHNAKKERLLTANRPYACEHCPKAFTTAAHLKEHLKIHSGFKPHRCVVCGKAFIRGPDLKRHERVHSNERPFACQMCEKAFKHKSHLKDHERQHRGERPFNCGSCEKAFIKASDLKRHWNTMHSGNPRRQMSLSPAASQHGQAEATDQRDWKMETGPHSHNSGDC, from the coding sequence ATGTCTGATTTACTGAGATATATCGACTATGACCACAAAGCCACCTTTCTGAAGATGCTGAACCAGCAGAGGATGGAAGGTGAGCACTGtgatgtggtggtggtggtggaaaaCATAGAGTTCAGGGCTCACCGCTGTGTCTTGGCAGCGTGCAGCAACTACTTCAAAAAGCTCTTCAAGAAACAGAGCGAAGAGGACAACTCCATCGTGGAGTTGGACTTCATCCGCTCTGACATCTTCGAAGAGGTGCTCAACTACATGTACACAGCCCGGCTCGCTGTGAGGAAGAAGGACATCAACATGATGATGTCATCCGGCCAGATCCTGGGCATCAACTTCCTGGATAACCTGTGCACCCAGAAACGTGAGCTGACCAACATGAAGACCCGGGAGAACCAGGCTCCTGGCGACCACGGGATGCGAGCTCAGGACGCCATCCTGAAGGAGCTGGccatggaggaggtgaggaagaaCAGCTTCTACGATCAGGGGATGGACGGGATGGGGCCCGGGGGCTCTCACGCGTCTCAGCCGCACAACTACAACACCAACATGAGCAAAGATCCTCACAGCCACGGCTGgggctcctcttcctccagcgACATGAAGCTGGAGTACCTGCTGTACGGCCACCGCGACCACGGCTCCTGCCAGACCACAGGGGCGAAACCCATCGACCACAACGCCAAAAAAGAGCGGCTGCTCACCGCCAACCGCCCCTACGCCTGTGAGCACTGCCCCAAAGCCTTCACTACCGCCGCCCACCTCAAGGAGCACCTGAAGATCCACTCCGGCTTCAAGCCTCACCGCTGCGTCGTGTGCGGCAAGGCCTTCATCAGGGGCCCCGACCTGAAGAGGCACGAGAGGGTCCACAGCAACGAGAGGCCCTTTGCGTGCCAAATGTGCGAAAAGGCCTTCAAGCACAAGTCTCACCTGAAAGACCACGAACGGCAGCACCGGGGCGAGCGGCCATTCAACTGCGGCTCCTGCGAAAAAGCCTTCATCAAAGCGTCGGATCTGAAGCGCCACTGGAACACCATGCACAGCGGCAACCCCCGCAGGCAGATGTCCCTGTCTCCCGCTGCGTCCCAGCACGGCCAGGCAGAGGCCACCGACCAGAGAGACTGGAAAATGGAGACCGGGCCACATTCGCATAACTCGGGGGACTGTTGA